The Methyloceanibacter stevinii sequence CTGCGGGCATCCTTGAGGCGTTCGGAGTAGCGCCGCTCGTCGCGGAACTTCAGCGGATCGTGCGGCACGTCCGGCAGATGCAGCGCCGCGTATTTCCCGTCGTCGAATAGCGCCTTCAGCCGGGCCGGGCCCGTCATGCGCATATGAAAATCGGATCCTGGTACGACGAACTGATTGGCCTCGAGATCCTTGTAGTAGATCATCTGGCCGGTCTCGGGGCACTTGACCCAAAGATTGTCCGGAATCTCCTTCTTGCGAAGGAAGCTGCGGATTTTTGGTCTGACGACGCTATTGATCCAGTTCACTGGTCCAACTCTCTACGCTGCTGCCGCTTTAGATCGCCGAGGCTTCGGCGGGCTCATGGAGTGCCTCGGCGAGATACTCAACAAACCCCAAAAGCTTCGGTTTGGTCTCCGCCGTCGCCTGACCGTTCGCGTCGAGCGTCTCCTCGATCGACGAAACCAGGGCCGACCCGACAACCACGCCCTCCGCGAGGGCCGCAAGTTCGCGAACCTGCTGGGGCGACTTGACGCCGAAGCCGATCGCGATCGGAAGGTCGGTATGGGCCTTGATGCGGGCCACATGTGCGCCGACCGACGAAACGTCGGGCGCCGCGGTTCCGGTAATCCCGGCTATCGAGACATAATAGACAAAACCCGACGTGTTCGCGAGCACGGCGGGAAGCCGCCTCGCATCCGTGGTGGGCGTTGCCAACCTAATGAAATTCAATCCTTTTTCGGATGCGGCGGGGCGCAACTCCTCGTCTTCTTCGGGCGGCATGTCGACGATGATCAGGCCGTCGGCGCCCGCTTCGCTCGCATCGGTCACGAACCGGTCGACGCCGTAAATGTAGATGGGATTGTAGTAGCCCATCAGCACGATCGGGGTGTCCTGGTTCTCGGTCCGGAACTCCCGCACCATGGCCAGGGTCTTTTTCATGTTCTGGCCGCCCTTCAAGGCACGAAGCGAAGAGGACTGGATGGCCGGACCGTCGGCCATGGGATCGGAGAACGGCATACCGAGCTCGACGATGTCGGCGCCCGCCCCGGGCAACCCCTTCAGCAAGGAGAGCGAGGTGTCGTAGTCGGGATCGCCCGCCGTGATGAACGTGACGAGACCGCCACGGCCTTCCGCCTTCAGCCTTGCGAATGTCTGATCGATCCTGGTCATGACTACATTTCCATCGAGAGGTGTTCGGCGACGGCGAAGATGTCCTTATCGCCGCGCCCACACATGTTCATGACCAACAAATTGTCCTTCGGCAGCTCGGGTGCAAGCTTCCGCACATAAGCCAGCGCATGGGACGGTTCGAGGGCGGGAATAATGCCTTCGAGCTTCGTGCAGAGTTGGAAGGCCTCAAGCGCTTCCTTGTCCGTCACGGCCACATAGGTGACGCGGCCCGAGTCCTTGAGCCAGGAATGCTCAGGGCCGACGCCGGGATAATCCAGCCCCGCCGAAATGGAGTGGCCCTCGAGAATTTGTCCGTCGTCGTCCTGCAGCAGATAGGTGCGGTTGCCGTGCAGACGCCCGGCCCCCCCGGTCATGGATGCGGCATGGCCGTTCGGCACGTCAATGCCGTGACCGCCCGCCTCGACGCCGTAGATCGCGACGGAGCGGTCGTCGAGGAAGGGGTGAAACAGCCCCATCGCGTTGGACCCGCCGCCGATGCACGCGACCAGCGTGTCAGGCAGACGGCCTTCACGCTCCATCATCTGCTCGCGCGTTTCCTTGCCGATGACGGACTGAAAATCGCGCACCATGGCCGGATACGGATGCGGACCGGCGACGGTCCCGATGATGTAGAACGTGTCGTGGACGTTCGCGACCCAGTCGCGCAAGGCGTCGTTCATGGCGTCCTTGAGCGTGCCGGACCCGGACGTGACCGGATTGACCTTGGCGCCGAGCAGCCGCATGCGGAACACGTTTGGCTTTTGCCGCTCGATGTCGGTTGCGCCCATGTAGATCTCGCACGGCAGTCCGAAGCGCGCGGCAACGGTCGCCACCGCCACGCCGTGCTGGCCGGCGCCCGTCTCGGCGATGATGCGCGTCTTACCCATGCGTCGCGCGAGTTGAATCTGTCCCAGACAATTGTTGATCTTGTGCGAGCCCGTGTGGTTGAGCTCGTCGCGCTTGAAGTAGATCTTGGCGCCGCCGAGATGCTCCGTGAGCCGCTCAGCGAAATAGAGCGGGCTGGGGCGTCCCGAGTAGTGCGCGTTCAGAGAGTCGAGTTCGGCCTGAAAGGACGGGTCGGCCTTCGCGTCGGTATAGGCCTGCTCCAAATCCAAGATCAGCGGCATCAGCGTCTCGGCCACATAGCGGCCACCGAACAGGCCGAAATGGCCATGCTCGTCTGGACCGCCGCGATAGGTATTCAGGGCATCCGTCATCGTGCTCATGATGCTTTCTTATGCTCTGGCGCCGCGCCCCGCGCCGCTTGAACAAATTGCGCGATAAGGCCTGGATCTTTCTCACCCGGCGCCGTTTCCACCCCGGACGAGACGTCGACCAACGACGCGCCCGACAGGCGGATCGCTTCTGCGACGTTGGACGCATCGAGCCCGCCCGACAGCGCGAACGGCGCGGATGCGCCTTCGAGGATCGCCCAGTCGAAACGAAGACCGTTGCCGCCGGGCAAGTCGGCGCCGGCCGGCGCCTTGGCGTCGAACAGGATCCGGTCCGCGATACCCTCGTAGCGCGCGGCGGCGCTCACGTCGGCGGCCTCCGCAACCGGAACCGCCTTGAAGACGGTGAGGCCCGTCTTCGCCTTGATGGCCGCGGCGCGCTCAGGCGTTTCGGAGCCGTGAAGCTGCAGCACATCCGGACGTACATCGACGGCAATCGTGTCGATCAGCGCATCATCGGGATCGACGAGCACCGCAACGGTCTTGACCCGCCCGCGCGCGGCCGTCGCGAGACGCTCTGCATCCGCAGGCGACAGATTGCGCGGGCTCTTCGCGAAGAAGACCAAGCCGACGAAATCGGCGCCTGCGGCAATCGCGGCATCGAGACTGGCGGGCGTCCGCACACCACAAATTTTAACTTCGACCGTCACGGGAGCTCTTCAAAAAGGTTGTGACACGGGGGGCGCCGGATCGGGGGCCCCGAGCGGCGCTCACCCTATGAAATCCAGGCGCTTAAGTCCATCGCACCGCAACATGAGCGTTACCGGGCGACCCGGCTGCGCCAGCGATAGGCCGCGACCCCAGCCCAGACCGCCTCGAGGACACCGAAGGGCCAAGCACCCTGCAGGAAGCCATACGCCGACCCGAGGAGACACGCAAACGCGAACGCTAAGATGTACCAGGGACTGCGGTCCTCAAGCGCGTAGGTGACCAGCATCGCGGTCACGGCAATGAGACCGAAAACGGTCAAGGGATCCATGGGGAAAGGCCTACTGGGCGGGAAGCTGCGGCCGCTGCTGCGCGGTGTTGGCCGATTCCAGCTCTCGTTCCAGCCGGTCGGCCTGCCGGCGCCAGTCGCGTGCTTCGCGCGCCTCGGCCCGGGCCGTGCGGCGCCATTTGCCCTGGTTGATCCAGGAGGCGAAGCCCCCGATCAGGAGGCCGAGCGCAAAGGCGCAGAGGAGGAACAGAAACAGCGGGGCCTCGACCATATAGCCCTGGTCGCCGCCGAACGGATCGAGAATGAGCTCGGCCGGTCCGCGATTGACGACGGCTAGCGCGATCAGCGCCAGGCCGAGCGGGATGATCACAAGTCCCAGGACGAGCTTCCGCGTCACGTCTCGCTCCCCAAGCGGCCCGTTCGGGACCACACGCCGTCAGCGCTATGCGCCACCCTGGTTATCATCCGGGTTGAGGCGCTCGCGCAATTCCTTGCCGGTCTTGAAGAAGGGCACAAACTTGTCCTCCACGAACACCGTGTCGCCCGTCCGCGGGTTACGGCCCTGCCGCGCCGCGCGATGCTTGACGGTGAAGGCGCCGAAGCCGCGCAACTCGACACGATCCCCGCGCGACAGCGCACCGGTGATCTCATCGAGGATGATATTGATAATGCGCTCAACATCACGATGGAATAAATGCGGATTGGCGGCGGCCACCCGCTGAATCAACTCGGATTTTATCATTGGCACGCCCCAAAGGGACCGCAGCCCTGTACCGCCGCGATCCAAGCCCCACTAATTGGACGCAGGGTGCCAAACAGAGACCAGACCGTCAAGTTCAAGGACCGCACCGGCCTCGTCCAACAGGCCCGCAAACTTGCTACCGGACAAGCCGAACATTGCTGCGATGGACTGTGTCGCAAACCCGAGAAAACCCGTGTCCTCGGTCGGGGGCTTCCATTGCCGCACCCGCAAACCCGGCTGAATGCCGCGTTCCGTCGCTAGCCAAGCGCGCGCTGCGAGTTCGTCTCCGATCTGGTCTACCAGCTTGTAGTCGACGGCCTGACGCCCCGAATAGATGCGTCCTTTGGTGAGCCCCGGAATTGTGTCCGGCGTGATTTTGCGGCGCGTCTTCACGAGGCCGACGAACCACTCCATGGCATCGTCGACCATCTCTTCGGTCACCTTGCGGGCTTCTTCCGTCGTCGGCTCAAACGGGCTTGGCACCGCCTTCAGCGTTCCGCTCTTCACGTCCTCGAACTGGATGCCAAGGCTCTTCATCAGCTCGGTCACGTTGGCCCATTGGAAGATGACGCCGACCGAGCCCGTGATCGTGTTGCCGTAGACGAAAATCCGGTCCGAGGCGAGGGCGACGATATAGGCGGCGGATGTCGCCAGAGTCCCGCAGGTCGCGACCACGGGTTTCTTCTTAGAGAGGCGCCGGATGGCGTCGTAGAGCGCTTCACCGCCCGTCGTCGTCCCCCCGGGGCTGTTGACCTCGATGATCACCGCCTTGACCTGGTCGGCCTTACGGACCCTATCGATCAGATTGATCATCTTGCGATCGTTGGTGATCACGCCATCGATTGTGATCCGCGCCACATGGGGCAGGATTCCGCCCGTGCCGCTCGAGTCCGAGTCGCTCATGACGAGCGAGCCCACGAACAGCACGGCAAGCAGCACCGCAGCGATGCGCCAGATGGAAACACGCCGCTTGAGGCGGCGCCGTTCGACTACGCGTTCTGCGTCAAGGCTCATAGGGGGCGACTCGCGCGTTGTAACTCGGGCTCAAATGAACCACGGGCCGCAGTCTAATCGACCGCGGCCCGTGAGACATCGAAAATCAGGCAGCCGTGAGGCGTACCGGACTATTCCTCCGCAGAGGCCTCGTCCGCACTCTCGCTGTCGGCCGCCGCCTTGGCGGCGCGCTTGGTCTTGGCCTTCGGCGCAGCCTTGGCCTTGGGAGCTTCCTCGGCGTCGGCCGCAGCTTCCGCTTCGGCCGGCTCCTCGTCGGCGTCCTTGGCCTTGTTCAAGGCCGCTCCGAGAATGTCGCCGAGCGAAGCGCCTGAGTCGGTCGAACCGTACTGGGCCACCGCTTCCTTCTCTTCGGCGATCTCGAGCGCCTTGATGGAGGCGGAGATCTTGCGCGTCTTCTGATCCACCTGGGTCACGACGGCATCGAACTTCTCGCCCACGCCAAAGCGGTCGGGACGCTGCTCGGAGCGATCGCGGGAAAGATCGGAACGGCGGATGAAGGTCGTGAGGTCATGGTCGAGAAGCTTGGCCTCGATCCCATTGTCCTTAACGGCCGTCACTTCGCAGGTCACGCGGGCACCCTTGCCGAGCTTGTCGGAGGAAGCCGCACCCTCGAACGGGTCGGCCGCAAGCTGCTTGATGCCGAGGCTGATGCGCTCCTTCTCGGAGTCTGCCTCAAGGACAACGGCCTTCACCGTGTCGCCCTTCTTGTAGTCTTTGAGAGCTTCCTCGCCAGACTTGGACCAGTCCAGATCGGACAGGTGGACCATGCCGTCGATACCGCCATCGAGACCGACAAACAGGCCGAACTCGGTGATGTTGCGGATCTGACCTTCAATCTCGGTCCCCGGCTGGTATGCCGCCGCGAACGCGACCCACGGGTTCTCCTGGGTCTGCTTGAGACCGAGCGAAATGCGGCGCTTGTCCGGATCGACTTCCAGAACCTGCACCTCGACCTCCTGGCTCGTGGAGATGATTTTGCCGGGGTGAATGTTCTTCTTGGTCCAGCTCATCTCGGAAACGTGGATCAGACCTTCGACGCCGGGCTCCAGCTCCACGAACGCACCGTAATCGGTAATGTTCGTGACCGTGCCCTTGAAGCGCGCATCGACCGGGTACTTGGCGGCGATGCCTTCCCACGGATCGGCCTCGAGCTGCTTGATGCCGAGGCTGATGCGCTGCGTATCCGGATTGATGCGGATGATCTGCACCTTAACCGTGTCGCCGACATTGACGATCTCGCTCGGGTGGTTGACCCGGCGCCACGCCATATCCGTGACGTGAAGCAGGCCGTCGATACCGCCAAGATCGATAAAGGCACCGTAATCGGTGATGTTCTTGACGACGCCGTCGACCACTTCGCCTTCCTTGAGGCGGGCGACAATCTCGCCACGCTTCTCGGCGCGGCTCTCTTCCAGAACCGAGCGGCGGGATACGACGATATTGCCGCGGCGGCGGTCCATCTTGAGAATCTGGAAGGGCTGCGGCGTATTCATAAGCGGGCCGACATCGCGGATCGGTCGGATGTCGACCTGGCTGCCCGGAAGGAAGGCCACGGCGCCGTCGAGATCGACGGTGAAGCCGCCCTTGACGCGATTGAAGATCACGCCTTCGACCTTCTCGTTGTTCTTGTACTTCTCCTCGAGACGGACCCAGCTCTCTTCGCGGCGGGCCTTCTCGCGGGACAGGACGGCCTCGCCGGCAGCATTCTCGACACGCTCGAGATAGACGTCGACTTCGTCGCCTTCGACAAGCGTGGAGGGCGCGCCAGGGACGCCGAATTCCTTGAGGGGGACGCGGCCTTCGGTCTTAAGGCCCACATCGATGATCGCCACATCTTTCTCGATGCTGACGACAGTTCCTTTGACCACACTGCCTTCCTGGAGCGCTGCGCCGGTCAGAGATTCTTCGAGAAGCGCTGCAAACTCGTCGTGGCTCGGCTGGCTGATGCTGGTCTGCGGTTCGGACATTTGTACTCCTACTCGGCGTTCGTTGGTTGTGGTTTGCCTTGTGCGGCCGAACCCGAGGCTAGATGTTGTAGCAATGCGACGAACGCGCCCCGGACCGCCGCCATCTCCAAATGGCCTGGTCCGCTTCGCCTCGCCGCGCGAAATTCTTTCAAGCTTGCTTCAAGATGACGGGCCAACGCCAAACGGGCACGACCTCAACCGGCCCGCCCTGCGCGGCTCATCGCAGCCTCGATCAAATCGAGAGCTGCCCTGAACGCCGCGTCTATACTCAAATTTGTGGTTTCGAGCAAGACCGCGTCGGAGGCCTGCACGAGCGGGGCGGCGCCACGGGTCGAATCGCGCTCGTCCCTGGCCCTGATATCGGCCAGCACCGCCGCCTCCGTGATGGCGACTCCACGGCCCGTCAATTCCAGAAACCGCCGCATGGCGCGGACTTCGGGGGTCGCGGTGACGAACAACTTCGCGTCCGCATCGGGGCAGATCACCGTGCCGATATCGCGGCCGTCGAGGACCGCGCCGAGTTCCCCTTGGGCGAAATTCCGCTGATAGGCGAGAAGCGCCGTGCGCACGGCCGGATGCCGGGCCACCTGGGAGGCCGCTTCGCCGGCCCCCGCCGTCCGCAATGCGGGATCGTCGAGCGTGGCGATTTCGAGCGTAGAGGCGACCTCGGCCGTGGCCTCCGCGTTATCCAGGGCGATGCCTCGGGCCAGAGCATCCCGGCCCACTGCCCGGTAGAGCAGGCCCGTGTCGAGATGCGGCAGCCCGTAGTGCACGGCGACCCGTTTGGCCAATGTGCCCTTGCCCGACGCGGCCGGCCCATCGATCGCGATTATCATCCGAGGCGCGCTCCCAAACCGGTCATCAATGGCACAAAGGCGGGGAAACTGGTGGCGATCATGGCGATATCGTCCACGGCGACGGGTTCCTCGGCGCCGAGGCCCAGCGTCAGGAAGGCCATGGCGATGCGGTGATCCATCTCCGTCGCCACGGTACCGCCGCCTCGCACGGCGCCCGTGCCCGTGACGATCAGATCGTCGCCTTCGATGCGCGCGGTTACGCCACAAGCCGCGAGCCCGGCGGCGGTAGCGGCCAGGCGGTCGCTTTCCTTCACCTTCAACTCGGCCGAGCCTTCCATCCGGGTCTCGCCCTCGGCGAAGGCCGCGAGCGCGGCCAGGACCGGATATTCGTCGATCATGGACGGCGCCCGCTCAGGGGGTACGCGCACGCCCCTCAGCGCACTAGACCGGATCCTCAGATCGCCCACGGGCTCGCCGGCCGCATCGCGCTGATCGAGCACCGCGATATCGGCCCCCATCTCCTGCAACGTGTCGAAGAAGC is a genomic window containing:
- the ihfB gene encoding integration host factor subunit beta, with the translated sequence MIKSELIQRVAAANPHLFHRDVERIINIILDEITGALSRGDRVELRGFGAFTVKHRAARQGRNPRTGDTVFVEDKFVPFFKTGKELRERLNPDDNQGGA
- a CDS encoding phosphoribosylanthranilate isomerase, with amino-acid sequence MTVEVKICGVRTPASLDAAIAAGADFVGLVFFAKSPRNLSPADAERLATAARGRVKTVAVLVDPDDALIDTIAVDVRPDVLQLHGSETPERAAAIKAKTGLTVFKAVPVAEAADVSAAARYEGIADRILFDAKAPAGADLPGGNGLRFDWAILEGASAPFALSGGLDASNVAEAIRLSGASLVDVSSGVETAPGEKDPGLIAQFVQAARGAAPEHKKAS
- the trpB gene encoding tryptophan synthase subunit beta, whose product is MSTMTDALNTYRGGPDEHGHFGLFGGRYVAETLMPLILDLEQAYTDAKADPSFQAELDSLNAHYSGRPSPLYFAERLTEHLGGAKIYFKRDELNHTGSHKINNCLGQIQLARRMGKTRIIAETGAGQHGVAVATVAARFGLPCEIYMGATDIERQKPNVFRMRLLGAKVNPVTSGSGTLKDAMNDALRDWVANVHDTFYIIGTVAGPHPYPAMVRDFQSVIGKETREQMMEREGRLPDTLVACIGGGSNAMGLFHPFLDDRSVAIYGVEAGGHGIDVPNGHAASMTGGAGRLHGNRTYLLQDDDGQILEGHSISAGLDYPGVGPEHSWLKDSGRVTYVAVTDKEALEAFQLCTKLEGIIPALEPSHALAYVRKLAPELPKDNLLVMNMCGRGDKDIFAVAEHLSMEM
- a CDS encoding LapA family protein, coding for MTRKLVLGLVIIPLGLALIALAVVNRGPAELILDPFGGDQGYMVEAPLFLFLLCAFALGLLIGGFASWINQGKWRRTARAEAREARDWRRQADRLERELESANTAQQRPQLPAQ
- the sppA gene encoding signal peptide peptidase SppA, with protein sequence MSLDAERVVERRRLKRRVSIWRIAAVLLAVLFVGSLVMSDSDSSGTGGILPHVARITIDGVITNDRKMINLIDRVRKADQVKAVIIEVNSPGGTTTGGEALYDAIRRLSKKKPVVATCGTLATSAAYIVALASDRIFVYGNTITGSVGVIFQWANVTELMKSLGIQFEDVKSGTLKAVPSPFEPTTEEARKVTEEMVDDAMEWFVGLVKTRRKITPDTIPGLTKGRIYSGRQAVDYKLVDQIGDELAARAWLATERGIQPGLRVRQWKPPTEDTGFLGFATQSIAAMFGLSGSKFAGLLDEAGAVLELDGLVSVWHPASN
- the cmk gene encoding (d)CMP kinase, with the protein product MIIAIDGPAASGKGTLAKRVAVHYGLPHLDTGLLYRAVGRDALARGIALDNAEATAEVASTLEIATLDDPALRTAGAGEAASQVARHPAVRTALLAYQRNFAQGELGAVLDGRDIGTVICPDADAKLFVTATPEVRAMRRFLELTGRGVAITEAAVLADIRARDERDSTRGAAPLVQASDAVLLETTNLSIDAAFRAALDLIEAAMSRAGRAG
- the rpsA gene encoding 30S ribosomal protein S1, giving the protein MSEPQTSISQPSHDEFAALLEESLTGAALQEGSVVKGTVVSIEKDVAIIDVGLKTEGRVPLKEFGVPGAPSTLVEGDEVDVYLERVENAAGEAVLSREKARREESWVRLEEKYKNNEKVEGVIFNRVKGGFTVDLDGAVAFLPGSQVDIRPIRDVGPLMNTPQPFQILKMDRRRGNIVVSRRSVLEESRAEKRGEIVARLKEGEVVDGVVKNITDYGAFIDLGGIDGLLHVTDMAWRRVNHPSEIVNVGDTVKVQIIRINPDTQRISLGIKQLEADPWEGIAAKYPVDARFKGTVTNITDYGAFVELEPGVEGLIHVSEMSWTKKNIHPGKIISTSQEVEVQVLEVDPDKRRISLGLKQTQENPWVAFAAAYQPGTEIEGQIRNITEFGLFVGLDGGIDGMVHLSDLDWSKSGEEALKDYKKGDTVKAVVLEADSEKERISLGIKQLAADPFEGAASSDKLGKGARVTCEVTAVKDNGIEAKLLDHDLTTFIRRSDLSRDRSEQRPDRFGVGEKFDAVVTQVDQKTRKISASIKALEIAEEKEAVAQYGSTDSGASLGDILGAALNKAKDADEEPAEAEAAADAEEAPKAKAAPKAKTKRAAKAAADSESADEASAEE
- the trpA gene encoding tryptophan synthase subunit alpha — its product is MTRIDQTFARLKAEGRGGLVTFITAGDPDYDTSLSLLKGLPGAGADIVELGMPFSDPMADGPAIQSSSLRALKGGQNMKKTLAMVREFRTENQDTPIVLMGYYNPIYIYGVDRFVTDASEAGADGLIIVDMPPEEDEELRPAASEKGLNFIRLATPTTDARRLPAVLANTSGFVYYVSIAGITGTAAPDVSSVGAHVARIKAHTDLPIAIGFGVKSPQQVRELAALAEGVVVGSALVSSIEETLDANGQATAETKPKLLGFVEYLAEALHEPAEASAI